CCGCTGGAGCACGGGTGTGCCGCGCAGCGCCTCGACCGAGCTCCCCAGCAGCCGCCCGGTGGCGGGGTTCGCGTCCAGCAGCCGGCTCTCGCCGTCCAGCTCGTAGACCGCGTCGGGGTTGTACCACATGAGCGACCCCACCCGGCGCTGGCTGTTCTCGGCGACGCGCCGTCCCCGCTCGGCCTCGCCCATGAGCGCCCGGTACCGCCATCCGAGCCACGCCACGCCCAGCGCGGCGGCCAGGGCGATGGCGGCGAGGGCGGCGAGGAGCCGCCGCTGGAGCCGCTCGGCGGAGCGGATCGCCGCGCGCCGGTCCGCCTGTACGCGGGCGAGCTCGTCCTCGAACCGGGCGATCCCGGCGAGCACGGACTCGTAGCGCCGCTGCTGGTCGGCGATGCCGGCGAGGAAGTCGGCGGGGGCCATGCTCCCGGCCAGGAGCGCGTCGTGCGGGGCATGCCACTCGGCGACCAGGGACCGCACCGCCACGAGCTGCCGGTCCGCGGAGGGGTCGAGCCGGCGGGTGAGGGGGACGAGCGCCGCGAGCGCCCGCTCCTCGTCGGCGCGCGCCCGGCGCAGGAGCGCCACGAACGAGCGGTCGCCTGCGAGGAGGAAGCCGCGGACAAGCGCGTCCTCCCGGGAGATCGCGAAGTCGAGCTCCCTCGCCAGGGTGCGGGCCGGCTCGGCCGCGGACTCGATCACGCCGCGGTGCGCCTCGACGCGCCTCCCGGTCCAGTACGGCACCAGGGCGAGCGACACCAGGGCGATCACGGCCAGGCCGAAGGCGAGGACGGTCGGCCACAGGGGCGCCGGACGGGCCCGGGGCTCGTCCACGTCTGCTCGGTTCGGGTCGGTACTCCCTTCGATCAACGATCCTCCTCCGGCCGTGTCCTCGTCGCGTGGATCGCCGTTGGAGGGCACCTCCCGTGCCAGGCGCGAGAGGGGCCGTGCTGCTCAGCGCCTCCGGTCCAGCCCGTCCAGGACCGCCTCGGCCACGGCGCCGAACACCAGGTGTCCCATGAACCCACGTGCGTGGGTCTGCCAGGGGAACGCCGCCGGTCCCGGGGCGAAGCCCAGCAGGGGGATGAGTCCCTCGTCCACCGTGAGCGAGAAGGCGGCACCGAACGCCAGCCCCCCGCCCGCGCGGACCGAGGGGAAGCGCGGGCGGAGGACGCCGTACAGCATGCCGCCCCCGATTCCCACGCTCCACTGCAGGACCGTCCCCGCGCTCTGCCGCCGGTGTTCGGACAGGGGGACGCCGACCAGCGCCGCGCCCCCCTCCGCCATGACTTCCAGCGCGGGGACGCCTCCGCGGGCCCGCGTCTCCCGCTCGCGCGCGTGGCGGTCCTCCCGGTCGTACATCCGCTGCAGCACGTGGTCCATCGCCCACCACGCCGCGGCGCCGGCGAGCGCGCCCCGTGCCAGGTCGCCGCCGATGCCGCCCGGCCGGCTCACATCACCCGGTCCAGCGCGTTCAGCGTGGCGTGGGTGGCGGCGCCGAGGACAAGGTGCCCCACCAGGCCGCGCAGGTGGGCCTGCGGCGGGTACTCGGTCGGCTTGCCGGACGTGCCGAGGATGGGGTTCAGCCCCTCGTCCTGCGCGAGGAAGAGGGCGAGCCCGTACAGCATCCCACCGGCTGCGCCCACCGCTCGGACCCGGTTGCGGAGCACGCCGTAGGCGGCCCCGGGCATGATCCCCAGCCCGTAGTGCACGGCGATCCCGGCCGGGTGCGGCTGCTTCGGGGTGAGCTCCTTCCCCATGGCCTCCGCCGCCCGGTTGGCCATGACGTGCGCGGGGTCCAGTCCCCCCGGCCGGGCCTCCCGCTCCTGCTGGAGCGCCCGCGGGTCCTCGCGGTCCCACATCCACCAGGTCACCTTGTCCAGGGCCCAGACGCCCACCGCGCCCGCCAGCGCTCCCTTGACCATGTCTCCGACCATGTCGTCGTTCCTGCCGGCGTTCCTGGTACGCATCCTCGCCTCCCCTGTGTTGCGTTGAGCAGTCTCGGCCCTGAAGGCCGGGCAGGTCGGGGGGGCAAGGCACGTGCCATGCAACGCCTGGCTATCTCGTTATTCTACATCGTTTTATGACCTGGTGGCCCTCTGGTCGACATGGACGAGACGCCGGTGGCCGACCTTCCTCCCATGCCCTGGCGCCTGCGTGTGGAGGGGCTGGTGCTGATCACCCTGCACTGGGTGGACGTGGAGCGGGTCCGGGCGCTGGTGCCGCCCGAGCTCAGAATCATGCGCTTCCTGCCGGGGAAGACCCTGGGCGGGCTCTTCCTGGCCCGGTACGGCCCCGGCTCGGAGCTGGAGTACGACGAGCTGATCGTGAGCGGCGCGACGGTGTGGCACGCGGGGCGGCCCGCCGCCTGGGCGACGCACCTCTTCGTGGACGAGGCGCGCTCGGTGGAAGGGGGGCGGACGCTCCTGGGAGCGCCCAAGCACCTCGCCCCCTTCGCGCGCGACGAGGGCGCGGGGCACCGAGTCCGCGTGGGGGAGGGGGATCGCCCGGTCTGCCGTGTGCTCCACCGGGGACGGCTCCGGCTCTGGCGGCAGCGGGTGCGCCTGGCGGCGCTCCACCGCGACGTGCGGGACCCCTCCGGCCGAACCGTCGTGGCGCACGGCAACGAGCTGCGCGGCCGGTGGGGAGTGACGCGCGCGGAGGTGGAGATCCCGGAGCGGAGCCCGCTCCAGGGCCTCGGCTTCGGGAAGCCGGTCCTGAGCCTCTGCGGGAGCGGCGTGGAGGCGGTGCTGGGGGGCGCGCCCTTCCTCCCGCCCCGCCGTCTCGCCGTCAGCCCCCCCGGAGGCGCGTAGCGCCGCCCAGCACCCGCGCGGCCACGAAGCCCAGCGCCGCCGCCGCGAGGGCGGACTCCAGCGGGAGGACGCGCACCGTCTCCCGCACGGTCAACCCCTTCCACCCCGGCGCCTGCCACCCTGCGCGCACCGTGGCCGGGATCCGCTCGGAGGGCGAGTCCAGGTTGTCGTCCGCGTCGGCGGGAACCCCTGTGTACGTGAACCCCTCCCCATGGTGGAGGAGCCAGTCCCCGAGCGCCGGGAAGGCCGCGTTCAGGGCGGCGAGCGGCCCCGCCCAGCCGAAGTACCGATGCCGGTCGCCGGTCTCGGCCAGGTGGGCGATGGCGCGCGCGGCCTCGAGCGGATCGGCCACGGGAGGCGCGGGCTTGGGGACCACGCCCAGCTTGCCGCGGCCCTGGTCGTAGATGGGCGTGTCCACCGTGGGCGGGTAGAGGACGGAGAGCGAGACGCCGCTCCCCAGGATCTCGGAGCGCACCGCCTCCGTGAAGCTGGCGATGGCAGCCTTGGAGGCGGTGTACGCGCTGGTGTAGGGCACCCCTCGCTTCGCCGCCACGGAGGAGACCTGCACGATCACGCCGGAGCCCTGGCGCAGCATCAGCTCCAGGGCGCGCTGGGTGCCGTTGACCACCCCGACGAAGTTGACGTCCAGGACCCGCCGGTACTCGTCGAGCGAGATGTCCTGCACCCGCCCCTGGATGTACACCCCGGCATTGTTCACCCAGGTGTCGATCCGGCCGAAGCGACGGACGGCCGCGGCGGCCACGGCCTGGAGGTCCTCCTGGCGGGTGACCTCCCCGGGCACGGCGAGCGCCTCTCCACCTGCCCCTTCGATCTCGCGGACCACCTCTTCCAGCGCCTCGGCCCGGCGCGCGGTCAGCACCACCCGGGCGCCCCGGGCCGCCAGGTGCAGCGCCGTGCACCGGCCGATGCCGCTGGACGCGCCGGTGACGACGACCACCTGTTCGGACAGCGGCTTCGGCATGAGGGAGCCTCCCTTCGGGTTCGCTGCGCGGACGGAGCGCCCCGGAGGGGGCAAGAAGCACACCGTTCGAAGTGGCCGGACCCGGATGGAGCGGTCCGGAGCGCCTCCGGTCCAGAGCTCCTCCCGGGCGCCGGGTCCCTGTCTTGCGAGGCGGCTGGCGGCCACGAGCGTTTGATGACGGAACCACCGACCCCCGAGGAGCTTCTGGTGAACGCGGAGGACGAGCTGCCGGAGGGGGGCGACGCGCGGAATGCGTCGGGGCACGAGTCGTCGCACGCCCTGGAGAGGGAGCGGCTCCGGGCCGAGGCCGCGGAGCGGAGCAGCGCGGAGAAGTCCCGGCTCCTGGGCGCGGTCTCCCACGACCTCCGGACCCCGCTCACCACCATCATGCTCCGGGCAGAGCTGCTGGAGATGGGCCTCCCCCGCGGCGACGCCGCCTCGGCGAAGGAGCACGCCCGGCACATCCAGGAAGCGTCGGAGCACATGCTCTACCTGGTGGAGCAGCTGCAGAGCTTCGTGCGGATCGAGTCCGGGAGGGCCGCCGCCTGGAGCCAGCCGGCCGACCTCGCGGAGCTCTGCCGCGGCGTGGCTCGCTTCGTCCACCCCCAGGCCGCGCAGAAGGGGCTCGCCCTCGACGTGCGGGTTCCGGAAGGGGCGGTGCCGGCGGTGACCGACGCCGTCAAGGTGCGGCTCATCCTGCTGAACCTGCTCTCCAACGCGGTCCGGTTCACGCAGCGGGGCGGGGTCGGCCTCCGG
The sequence above is drawn from the Longimicrobiaceae bacterium genome and encodes:
- a CDS encoding DUF1440 domain-containing protein gives rise to the protein MSRPGGIGGDLARGALAGAAAWWAMDHVLQRMYDREDRHARERETRARGGVPALEVMAEGGAALVGVPLSEHRRQSAGTVLQWSVGIGGGMLYGVLRPRFPSVRAGGGLAFGAAFSLTVDEGLIPLLGFAPGPAAFPWQTHARGFMGHLVFGAVAEAVLDGLDRRR
- a CDS encoding acetoacetate decarboxylase family protein, which gives rise to MADLPPMPWRLRVEGLVLITLHWVDVERVRALVPPELRIMRFLPGKTLGGLFLARYGPGSELEYDELIVSGATVWHAGRPAAWATHLFVDEARSVEGGRTLLGAPKHLAPFARDEGAGHRVRVGEGDRPVCRVLHRGRLRLWRQRVRLAALHRDVRDPSGRTVVAHGNELRGRWGVTRAEVEIPERSPLQGLGFGKPVLSLCGSGVEAVLGGAPFLPPRRLAVSPPGGA
- a CDS encoding DUF1440 domain-containing protein, giving the protein MRTRNAGRNDDMVGDMVKGALAGAVGVWALDKVTWWMWDREDPRALQQEREARPGGLDPAHVMANRAAEAMGKELTPKQPHPAGIAVHYGLGIMPGAAYGVLRNRVRAVGAAGGMLYGLALFLAQDEGLNPILGTSGKPTEYPPQAHLRGLVGHLVLGAATHATLNALDRVM
- a CDS encoding HAMP domain-containing sensor histidine kinase; its protein translation is MTEPPTPEELLVNAEDELPEGGDARNASGHESSHALERERLRAEAAERSSAEKSRLLGAVSHDLRTPLTTIMLRAELLEMGLPRGDAASAKEHARHIQEASEHMLYLVEQLQSFVRIESGRAAAWSQPADLAELCRGVARFVHPQAAQKGLALDVRVPEGAVPAVTDAVKVRLILLNLLSNAVRFTQRGGVGLRIRTRRDEAVFHVWDTGVGIPPEHLERIFEPFWHGADSSGSEFRGSGLGLPIARSLAELLGGRVRVRSRPGVGSCFSVRLPLGTGEGRRGE
- a CDS encoding SDR family oxidoreductase produces the protein MPKPLSEQVVVVTGASSGIGRCTALHLAARGARVVLTARRAEALEEVVREIEGAGGEALAVPGEVTRQEDLQAVAAAAVRRFGRIDTWVNNAGVYIQGRVQDISLDEYRRVLDVNFVGVVNGTQRALELMLRQGSGVIVQVSSVAAKRGVPYTSAYTASKAAIASFTEAVRSEILGSGVSLSVLYPPTVDTPIYDQGRGKLGVVPKPAPPVADPLEAARAIAHLAETGDRHRYFGWAGPLAALNAAFPALGDWLLHHGEGFTYTGVPADADDNLDSPSERIPATVRAGWQAPGWKGLTVRETVRVLPLESALAAAALGFVAARVLGGATRLRGG